The Candidatus Aenigmatarchaeota archaeon genome has a window encoding:
- a CDS encoding glycosyltransferase, with amino-acid sequence MEISVIVPTSNEETQVRACLESISDQTFPREKYEIIVSDWKSTDRTTEIARRYADRVVVTNKKGIWYGRNLGARFAKGKYLIFIDADTVIDKDYLSLVYKHLEKGFVGVSTGFRFSETSPKIHLACPVANGYYVLKNLWGHSYLMGFNIGMPKKLFDKVGGFKDIELEDIKMGEDLKKYGKTIFLAKRKVVTSPRRLENFGLFGALRYYIELLIVQKKNIKDPEKYKHLKYKKYCRSDEKPKSTPKTKKAK; translated from the coding sequence ATGGAAATCTCGGTCATAGTCCCTACTTCAAACGAGGAAACACAGGTAAGGGCTTGCCTGGAATCAATTTCCGACCAGACATTTCCAAGGGAAAAGTACGAGATAATTGTTTCCGACTGGAAAAGCACTGACCGGACAACCGAAATAGCGCGCAGGTACGCAGACAGAGTCGTCGTGACAAACAAAAAAGGGATCTGGTACGGCAGAAATCTTGGCGCAAGGTTTGCCAAAGGAAAATACCTCATTTTCATCGACGCAGACACTGTCATCGACAAGGACTACCTCTCACTCGTCTACAAGCATCTCGAAAAGGGCTTTGTGGGGGTGTCTACCGGATTTAGGTTCTCCGAGACCAGCCCGAAAATACACCTTGCCTGCCCGGTTGCAAACGGCTATTATGTGCTAAAAAACCTCTGGGGGCACTCCTACCTGATGGGCTTCAATATAGGGATGCCAAAAAAGCTGTTCGACAAAGTCGGCGGCTTTAAGGACATAGAGCTTGAGGACATAAAAATGGGTGAAGACCTCAAAAAATACGGAAAAACCATATTTCTTGCGAAAAGAAAAGTCGTAACCTCCCCGAGGCGGCTCGAGAATTTCGGGCTTTTCGGCGCGCTTCGCTACTACATTGAACTGCTCATCGTACAGAAAAAGAATATAAAAGACCCAGAAAAGTACAAGCACCTCAAGTATAAAAAGTACTGCCGGTCAGACGAAAAGCCAAAAAGCACCCCAAAAACAAAAAAAGCCAAGTAA
- a CDS encoding methyltransferase — MKTQKITEGNIKLLVPEGEELTKKMSTFYNPEMKFDRDLSEAIISVLKPKKVIDTMCASGVRGLRYKSILPDSEVVLNDLNPTAVKLAEKNAKENVLSVRTENTGLLKILHSEFFDFIDIDPFGSPIYFLDAASKSIRNNGVVAITATDTAALCGTSPNASLRKYGVKSMRCDFSKELGLRILISAAMRYFSKEELAYHPIFSYSRRHYFRIFGQVARGAQKADKLLESFSHLSYCRKCGYRDYGIQENCRRCSSKMAIVEPVYIGDFSSKSFCEQVLESQKAQDKTEKTPSPKINEKHKQFIGTVKSEQGFPPYCDVHRIAELNGRQIPPTEELLKKLGGVRTHFLGTGIKTKKSFGDLVNALR, encoded by the coding sequence ATGAAAACCCAAAAAATAACTGAAGGAAACATAAAACTACTCGTCCCGGAAGGCGAGGAGCTTACCAAAAAGATGAGCACATTCTATAACCCGGAGATGAAGTTTGACAGGGACTTGTCTGAAGCAATAATTTCTGTTCTGAAGCCAAAGAAGGTAATTGACACTATGTGCGCAAGCGGCGTGCGGGGCCTCCGGTACAAGTCAATTCTCCCTGATTCCGAAGTTGTCCTAAATGACCTAAACCCAACGGCAGTAAAACTGGCGGAAAAGAACGCAAAGGAAAACGTTCTTTCTGTAAGAACCGAAAACACGGGGCTGCTTAAAATCCTGCACTCAGAATTTTTCGACTTCATCGACATTGACCCCTTCGGCTCCCCCATTTACTTTCTTGACGCCGCCTCTAAGTCCATAAGAAACAACGGAGTGGTCGCAATAACTGCAACCGACACAGCCGCCCTCTGTGGAACGTCTCCAAATGCGTCCTTGAGGAAATACGGGGTCAAAAGCATGAGGTGCGACTTTTCAAAGGAGCTGGGGCTTCGAATCCTGATTTCAGCGGCGATGAGGTATTTTTCAAAAGAAGAGCTTGCTTACCATCCCATTTTCTCCTACTCGCGCCGCCATTACTTTAGAATTTTCGGGCAGGTGGCTCGTGGCGCCCAAAAAGCAGACAAGCTTCTCGAAAGCTTCAGCCATTTGTCCTACTGCCGTAAATGCGGCTACAGAGATTACGGAATACAGGAAAACTGCAGGAGGTGCAGCAGCAAAATGGCCATTGTCGAGCCCGTCTACATCGGGGACTTTTCGTCAAAGAGCTTTTGCGAGCAAGTTCTGGAATCGCAAAAAGCCCAGGACAAAACTGAAAAAACACCTTCTCCCAAAATAAATGAAAAACACAAGCAGTTTATAGGAACAGTCAAAAGCGAGCAGGGCTTTCCTCCATACTGCGACGTCCACAGGATTGCGGAGCTTAACGGGCGGCAGATTCCTCCAACCGAAGAGCTCCTAAAAAAGCTTGGCGGCGTAAGAACGCACTTCCTGGGAACAGGCATAAAGACCAAAAAGAGCTTTGGCGACCTCGTAAATGCCCTGCGCTAA
- a CDS encoding helix-turn-helix transcriptional regulator: MKTKIKELRARLSITQEELAEKVGVRRETILFLEKGKYNPSLLLAKKVAKALEAESIEEVFVFEKSDLSK, translated from the coding sequence ATGAAGACAAAAATCAAGGAGCTTCGGGCGCGACTTAGTATAACTCAGGAAGAGCTGGCGGAGAAAGTCGGTGTCAGGAGAGAGACCATTTTGTTTTTGGAGAAGGGCAAATACAACCCCTCCCTCCTTTTAGCCAAGAAAGTTGCAAAGGCGCTGGAGGCAGAAAGCATTGAGGAGGTTTTTGTTTTTGAGAAATCGGATTTATCAAAATAG
- a CDS encoding S8 family peptidase: protein MKAKNSFGLAAALVALVMISGLAIAASMDRIPAEVIPSGTEIEVPQNAIDKSPAIEERLIVPEGYSTDKAKIKAAGCTIVHELSDALAIECPKGTSITGAIEDKKVYAMDIIAGLQINADDVWALGYTGSEVTVAVLDTGIDYNHVELSNHYVGGYDYVNEDEDPLDDNGHGTHCSGIITATGERPEATGAAPDTKIWAGKVLDASGSGYTSDIALAIQDVVDGGKADIISMSLGGGGTTSENCDYDYLAQKVNWAAENGVTVVVAAGNNARYVSIPGCASGAIAVGAVDKNDIRASFSGRGLALDIMAPGVSIYSTYLDGGYAIASGTSMATPHVAAVVAMMKQKNTEATDSEIKDALYTTAVDLGSTGWDKYYGWGRVDALGAVNAIPSNTPCTLDSECNDGNECTTNTCNILTGKCEFPPVEEGTTCSIGLCCSGICTAQECSEDINCNDNNACTVDACSNPFTCGATCTYTSITQCISGDGCCPAGCSSETDSDCTASVCVPRGAFCNCDGSCNKKETIATCPWDCK, encoded by the coding sequence ATGAAAGCAAAAAATTCATTTGGTTTAGCAGCAGCCCTAGTGGCACTAGTGATGATCAGCGGACTTGCAATCGCGGCTTCTATGGACAGGATTCCTGCAGAAGTAATTCCTTCAGGAACTGAAATAGAAGTGCCTCAGAATGCAATAGACAAGTCACCAGCTATCGAAGAAAGGTTGATTGTCCCGGAAGGATATTCAACTGACAAGGCAAAGATAAAGGCAGCTGGCTGCACGATTGTGCACGAGCTTAGCGATGCCCTTGCAATAGAATGCCCCAAAGGAACATCTATAACCGGCGCGATTGAAGACAAAAAAGTATACGCAATGGATATTATCGCCGGCCTGCAGATAAACGCAGATGACGTCTGGGCATTGGGATACACGGGATCAGAAGTCACCGTAGCGGTTTTGGATACCGGAATCGATTACAATCACGTGGAACTTTCAAACCACTATGTTGGCGGATATGATTACGTAAACGAAGACGAGGACCCACTTGACGACAATGGCCATGGAACCCACTGCTCAGGAATAATCACCGCAACAGGAGAAAGGCCTGAAGCAACCGGAGCAGCGCCAGACACTAAAATCTGGGCAGGAAAAGTCCTTGACGCAAGCGGCTCTGGATACACCTCAGACATTGCTCTGGCAATCCAAGATGTTGTTGACGGAGGAAAAGCAGACATAATTAGCATGAGTCTTGGTGGAGGAGGAACAACTTCCGAAAACTGCGACTATGACTACTTGGCGCAAAAAGTAAACTGGGCAGCAGAAAACGGCGTAACGGTCGTTGTTGCTGCAGGGAATAACGCCAGATATGTTTCAATCCCTGGATGCGCAAGCGGCGCGATTGCAGTTGGAGCAGTTGACAAAAATGACATAAGGGCCTCCTTTTCAGGAAGAGGGCTTGCCCTGGACATAATGGCTCCTGGAGTCAGCATCTACTCGACTTACCTGGATGGCGGCTACGCTATTGCCTCCGGAACCTCTATGGCAACACCTCATGTAGCGGCAGTAGTCGCAATGATGAAGCAGAAAAACACTGAAGCAACAGATTCAGAGATAAAGGACGCGCTCTACACCACAGCAGTAGACCTTGGCTCAACTGGCTGGGACAAATACTACGGATGGGGCAGAGTTGACGCCCTTGGAGCAGTAAACGCAATACCTTCAAATACCCCATGCACTCTCGACAGTGAGTGCAATGACGGAAACGAATGCACTACCAACACTTGCAACATCCTAACTGGAAAATGTGAATTCCCGCCAGTTGAAGAGGGAACAACCTGCTCAATCGGGCTTTGCTGCTCAGGAATCTGCACGGCACAGGAGTGTTCGGAAGATATCAACTGCAACGATAACAATGCCTGCACAGTTGACGCCTGCTCAAACCCATTCACATGCGGTGCGACCTGCACCTATACTTCAATTACACAGTGCATAAGCGGTGACGGATGTTGCCCTGCAGGATGCTCTTCAGAAACAGACTCCGATTGCACAGCAAGCGTATGCGTACCTCGAGGAGCATTCTGTAACTGCGATGGATCCTGCAACAAGAAAGAAACCATAGCCACCTGCCCTTGGGACTGCAAATAA
- a CDS encoding tripartite tricarboxylate transporter permease, giving the protein MFLELLLYLLLGAFLGTLAGLVPGLHPNTISFLILAASPFLGLDIFFLVALVVGCEMTNAFVNFIPAILFSAPEESTAMATMPGQKLLLAGRAYEAILLSVYGGIFAAMFILILFPCFVIFIPRAYYVLKPAIVFLLLVTIIHLFWTSRRKLLPSVLVFGFSGIYGLLIFQLPISSSQVLFPTFCGLFGLSALALSSASGGIPSQEMDADFSDSSRRKSSLMSVLCGLLAGNLPGVGTSEVTVMSQEVSGTSSPKDFMITVGGIASASSIFSIIALWTLGNPRSGSSVAIQALQFEYTVWTMLLVLFMIVLSAGLGALLTLIMSRIFIRNSSRINFSKLSKIIFVFLLALVVMTTGLLGILVAATGFSIGVYCITADARRSLMMVVLIVPTLLFFLGI; this is encoded by the coding sequence ATGTTCCTTGAGTTGCTACTTTATCTGCTTCTAGGGGCTTTTCTTGGAACTCTTGCCGGCCTTGTGCCGGGCCTGCACCCAAATACCATTTCTTTCCTGATTCTTGCAGCTTCCCCTTTCCTTGGGCTTGACATCTTCTTTCTGGTGGCGCTTGTTGTGGGCTGCGAGATGACAAATGCTTTTGTCAATTTCATACCTGCAATCCTCTTTTCCGCTCCTGAGGAAAGCACTGCGATGGCGACAATGCCCGGGCAAAAGCTTCTCCTGGCGGGCAGGGCGTATGAAGCAATTCTTTTGTCCGTTTATGGGGGGATTTTCGCAGCCATGTTCATACTCATCCTTTTTCCATGCTTTGTAATTTTCATACCGAGGGCTTACTATGTCCTTAAGCCCGCCATAGTGTTTCTTCTTCTCGTGACCATTATCCACCTTTTCTGGACAAGCCGCAGGAAACTTCTTCCCTCTGTCCTTGTATTTGGCTTTTCTGGCATTTATGGGCTTCTCATATTCCAGCTCCCGATTTCGTCAAGCCAGGTTCTCTTTCCGACATTTTGCGGGCTTTTTGGCCTTTCTGCTCTTGCGCTCTCATCTGCTTCGGGAGGCATACCAAGCCAGGAGATGGATGCCGATTTTTCTGACTCTTCCAGGCGGAAGAGCTCGCTCATGTCTGTTTTGTGTGGGCTCCTTGCAGGAAACCTCCCTGGGGTGGGGACAAGCGAAGTGACTGTAATGTCACAGGAAGTTTCCGGGACAAGCAGCCCAAAAGATTTTATGATAACTGTCGGGGGAATTGCCTCAGCCAGCTCGATTTTTTCGATAATTGCCCTCTGGACTCTTGGAAACCCCAGAAGCGGCTCTAGTGTTGCCATTCAGGCGCTTCAGTTTGAGTACACGGTTTGGACAATGCTCCTTGTGCTGTTTATGATTGTGCTTAGCGCAGGGCTTGGGGCGCTACTTACTTTGATTATGTCGAGAATTTTCATAAGGAACTCGAGCCGCATAAATTTCTCCAAGCTGTCAAAGATTATCTTTGTGTTTTTGCTGGCCCTTGTTGTTATGACTACGGGCTTACTCGGAATACTTGTCGCTGCGACCGGATTTTCGATAGGTGTTTATTGCATAACCGCTGATGCAAGGCGGAGCCTGATGATGGTAGTTTTGATAGTGCCCACGCTTTTGTTCTTTTTGGGGATTTAA
- a CDS encoding TIGR00296 family protein → MAISVKGGEFLVKLSRDSIKYYLQNLVPMPPPKMFPIELKAKQGAFCTLLTYPSEKLRGCIGVIVPEKNLVETITGVSCSATQDPRFFPMQEFELDETIIEVTVLSPMEKITVFEPRDYLKEVSIGKDGLFIRSGFHSGVFLPQVPVEQGWDVKTYLCELCHKAGLDRDAWIVSPVQIYRFQAQIFAETDPEGSVYEKKLETMGEDE, encoded by the coding sequence ATGGCTATTTCCGTTAAGGGCGGAGAATTTCTCGTAAAGCTTTCAAGGGACTCGATAAAATACTATCTTCAAAATCTTGTCCCTATGCCTCCTCCAAAAATGTTTCCCATAGAGCTTAAGGCAAAACAGGGCGCTTTTTGCACACTTCTAACTTACCCTTCGGAGAAACTCCGGGGATGCATCGGAGTGATTGTCCCCGAAAAAAACCTTGTCGAGACTATTACAGGGGTGAGCTGCTCTGCAACGCAGGACCCAAGGTTTTTTCCTATGCAGGAGTTTGAGCTTGACGAGACTATAATTGAAGTTACCGTTTTGAGCCCCATGGAAAAGATAACTGTCTTCGAGCCGAGGGACTACCTTAAGGAGGTCAGCATTGGAAAGGACGGGCTTTTTATCCGATCGGGCTTTCATTCGGGGGTTTTCCTGCCGCAGGTTCCTGTCGAGCAGGGCTGGGACGTAAAGACTTACCTTTGTGAGCTTTGCCACAAGGCAGGCCTTGACAGGGATGCCTGGATTGTAAGCCCCGTCCAGATTTACCGGTTTCAGGCGCAGATTTTTGCCGAAACCGATCCAGAGGGCAGCGTTTACGAAAAGAAGCTGGAAACAATGGGTGAAGACGAGTAG
- a CDS encoding cob(I)yrinic acid a,c-diamide adenosyltransferase, whose translation MSGKVLVYTGDGEGKTTAALGHAIRFAGYGNKVAIIHFMKGRKTGEYRFLEPSSLVDVFLYGPPYFLSTTQSVLSGWIEGNPDVQFVTSANIAPSAGAKKGGRKNGKKVAADKLASDLKSCSFDAHLKKAKKGLEFALKVMEEKKYKLVVLDEILYAIKFKLLKESDVVSLLSKRNGTNVILTGRGASERIIQLADLVTNLGEEKHYFSTEKKALIGLDF comes from the coding sequence ATGTCCGGGAAAGTTTTGGTCTATACCGGTGACGGTGAAGGCAAGACTACTGCTGCCTTGGGCCACGCTATAAGGTTTGCTGGCTATGGAAACAAGGTTGCGATAATTCATTTCATGAAGGGTAGAAAGACAGGGGAATACCGCTTTCTGGAGCCAAGCTCTTTGGTGGACGTATTTCTTTACGGGCCGCCTTATTTTCTTTCGACAACCCAGTCAGTCCTGAGCGGCTGGATTGAGGGAAACCCTGATGTGCAGTTTGTGACTTCCGCAAACATTGCCCCGAGCGCGGGCGCAAAGAAGGGGGGGCGGAAAAACGGCAAAAAGGTTGCAGCAGACAAGCTTGCCTCTGACCTCAAGTCCTGCTCGTTTGATGCCCACCTCAAGAAGGCAAAAAAAGGCCTGGAGTTTGCGCTCAAAGTCATGGAAGAGAAAAAGTACAAGCTCGTGGTTCTCGATGAGATTCTTTATGCAATAAAGTTCAAGCTTCTAAAAGAAAGCGATGTCGTTTCGCTCCTGTCAAAGAGAAACGGCACTAATGTGATACTTACCGGGAGGGGAGCTTCGGAGAGAATAATTCAGCTGGCCGACCTTGTCACAAACCTGGGCGAGGAGAAGCATTATTTCAGCACTGAGAAAAAGGCGCTTATTGGCCTGGATTTCTGA
- a CDS encoding HD domain-containing protein, whose product MAEDAHILDLMFELGQLKRISRSGWRLAGIDCPESVADHNSRTIQIGYLLALMEGYEDPGEVCAILAFHEIAECRICDIDKVANRYVDYDEEEILEDQVRPLGDMGKEIVALTRKILRKDCRAGIIAKDADFLETALTAKEYLEKGYDTKPWIKNSLGRLQTRSAIRLGQALPEVSSTDWWQGLKKL is encoded by the coding sequence ATGGCTGAAGATGCGCATATTCTGGACCTGATGTTTGAGTTGGGCCAGCTAAAGAGAATAAGTCGGAGCGGATGGCGGCTTGCAGGGATAGATTGTCCGGAAAGCGTTGCTGACCATAATTCGAGGACCATACAAATAGGATACCTTCTTGCGCTGATGGAGGGCTATGAAGACCCGGGAGAAGTTTGCGCAATTCTTGCTTTTCACGAGATTGCGGAGTGCAGGATTTGCGATATAGACAAGGTCGCAAACCGCTATGTGGATTACGATGAGGAGGAGATTCTGGAGGACCAGGTAAGGCCACTTGGGGACATGGGAAAGGAGATTGTTGCGCTTACAAGAAAAATTCTTCGAAAGGATTGCAGGGCGGGAATAATTGCAAAGGATGCGGACTTTTTGGAAACTGCGCTTACCGCAAAGGAATATCTTGAAAAGGGCTATGATACAAAGCCCTGGATAAAGAACTCGCTTGGCCGGCTTCAGACCCGCTCGGCCATTCGGCTCGGGCAGGCGCTGCCGGAAGTTTCATCGACCGACTGGTGGCAGGGCTTAAAGAAGCTTTGA
- a CDS encoding LemA family protein, translating to MIMDAIILIPLAILGLVLLIGIYYFNRIIGLENTIDNAWAQIDVQLKRRAELIPNLMETVKGYMKHEREVLENVTKARSALMTAKTPKAQMEADGMLTGALKSLFAVAENYPKLQASQNFLQLQDELTSTENKIAFSRQHFNDTVLVFNNMVETIPGNIFAALMKKKEKEMLKIEEAERKAPKVKF from the coding sequence ATGATTATGGACGCGATAATCTTGATACCACTGGCGATTCTTGGGCTTGTGCTGCTGATTGGCATCTATTATTTCAACCGGATAATCGGGCTTGAAAACACAATTGACAACGCATGGGCACAGATTGACGTGCAGCTTAAGAGGCGGGCTGAGCTTATTCCAAACCTCATGGAAACGGTCAAGGGCTACATGAAGCACGAGCGGGAGGTCCTTGAGAATGTGACAAAGGCAAGGTCTGCGCTTATGACTGCAAAAACTCCAAAGGCCCAGATGGAGGCAGACGGGATGCTTACTGGCGCTCTGAAATCGCTTTTTGCGGTTGCAGAAAACTACCCTAAACTTCAGGCCAGCCAGAACTTCCTTCAGCTTCAGGACGAGCTTACCAGCACCGAGAACAAGATTGCCTTTTCCAGGCAGCACTTCAATGATACGGTCCTTGTCTTCAACAACATGGTCGAGACAATCCCCGGCAACATTTTTGCCGCCCTGATGAAAAAGAAGGAAAAGGAGATGCTGAAGATTGAGGAAGCTGAAAGAAAGGCGCCAAAAGTCAAATTTTAG
- a CDS encoding M48 family metallopeptidase, producing MAQKVLLEDQISRNKQKTVLICLFMLGLMFALVFSIAWVWGVPTELAALIAFPVALFYVLMSYSFSVQSVIAATKARPADPKVRAEKLLIYKVEEIAIASGMPKPKVYIQDSKDINAFATGKNPDESVICVTTGALEQLKGEELEGVIAHEMSHIMNRDILLATVTIGVVGAIALISEILLRSFIWGGGNSDRNKGSGALILVGILFAILAPIFAKLTYLAISRNREYLADASGARLSRNPEGLAKALEKIKADLPDHPVGSKTAASLYIANPFLGRNVSSIWATHPPIDERIKRLREM from the coding sequence ATGGCTCAGAAGGTTTTGCTTGAGGACCAGATTTCAAGAAACAAGCAGAAGACCGTTTTGATTTGCCTGTTTATGCTGGGGCTTATGTTTGCGCTTGTCTTTTCCATTGCCTGGGTCTGGGGAGTCCCGACTGAGCTTGCGGCATTAATTGCATTTCCGGTCGCCCTTTTTTACGTGCTCATGTCCTACAGCTTCTCAGTCCAGTCAGTAATAGCCGCGACAAAGGCAAGGCCGGCAGACCCGAAAGTCAGGGCTGAAAAGCTGCTCATATATAAGGTTGAAGAGATTGCAATAGCTTCAGGAATGCCAAAGCCGAAAGTTTACATTCAGGACTCAAAAGACATCAATGCTTTTGCCACGGGGAAAAATCCGGATGAAAGCGTAATCTGCGTTACGACAGGCGCCCTTGAGCAGCTTAAAGGAGAAGAGCTGGAGGGCGTTATCGCGCACGAGATGTCGCATATAATGAATAGGGATATTCTGCTTGCTACCGTTACTATTGGAGTTGTCGGGGCAATTGCGCTTATCTCGGAGATTCTTTTAAGGTCATTTATCTGGGGCGGAGGAAATTCGGACAGGAACAAGGGAAGCGGGGCTTTGATATTGGTAGGGATTCTCTTTGCAATTCTTGCCCCGATTTTTGCTAAGCTCACGTACCTTGCCATTTCCAGAAACAGGGAATACCTGGCAGACGCAAGCGGAGCGCGCCTTTCGAGAAACCCGGAGGGATTGGCAAAAGCACTTGAAAAGATAAAGGCAGACCTGCCGGACCACCCCGTGGGGTCAAAAACCGCCGCGTCTCTATACATTGCAAACCCGTTTTTGGGGAGAAATGTCTCCAGCATATGGGCGACCCACCCGCCTATCGATGAGCGGATTAAGCGGCTACGGGAGATGTAA
- a CDS encoding phosphotransferase, translating into MAGIFKSPFGAKGAKEWFFDIITHQNDFKIGPDSVIKHYGSARTRAGHRMVTLVPLMTYEHSSPYERCSNEEYVLRYLSGMGVPVPRVIGCGPDYLEMNKIEGLPLSKVYPNPNVSREDKLQITSNAGELVRKMHDAGIVHGDLFARQIMVECPELEDGKLPENLGESKLHLIDFELVPKKFGPEGRAIDNIFYTLTASCYSGIPFREVRSKYEEGYGSGVDSSFFDQALQANTCFMALGISPRSMSGNYWAMRGDFLSERAAGI; encoded by the coding sequence ATGGCAGGTATCTTCAAATCGCCTTTTGGGGCGAAAGGGGCAAAGGAGTGGTTTTTTGATATAATAACCCACCAGAATGACTTTAAAATCGGGCCGGATTCGGTTATAAAGCATTACGGCTCGGCGCGCACCCGGGCTGGGCATAGGATGGTTACTTTAGTTCCCCTTATGACCTATGAGCATAGCTCTCCCTATGAGAGGTGCTCTAATGAAGAATATGTTCTGAGGTATCTTAGCGGTATGGGCGTTCCGGTTCCAAGGGTTATCGGCTGCGGCCCGGATTATTTGGAGATGAATAAAATAGAGGGATTACCTTTGTCAAAGGTTTATCCAAACCCAAATGTCAGCCGTGAAGATAAGCTCCAGATTACCAGTAATGCTGGTGAATTAGTCAGAAAAATGCACGACGCAGGCATAGTTCACGGAGACCTATTTGCAAGGCAGATTATGGTTGAATGCCCGGAACTTGAAGATGGGAAACTTCCGGAGAATTTGGGCGAAAGCAAGCTGCACCTTATTGATTTTGAGCTTGTGCCTAAAAAGTTTGGCCCAGAGGGGCGCGCTATCGACAACATATTCTACACGCTTACCGCTTCATGCTATTCAGGGATTCCATTTAGGGAGGTAAGAAGTAAATATGAGGAGGGCTATGGTTCTGGGGTTGATTCGAGCTTTTTTGACCAGGCTCTCCAGGCAAATACCTGTTTTATGGCACTAGGCATATCTCCAAGGTCGATGTCAGGCAATTACTGGGCCATGAGGGGTGATTTCCTTTCAGAAAGGGCGGCAGGCATTTAG